From Rutidosis leptorrhynchoides isolate AG116_Rl617_1_P2 chromosome 3, CSIRO_AGI_Rlap_v1, whole genome shotgun sequence, a single genomic window includes:
- the LOC139898461 gene encoding probable protein phosphatase 2C 21 → MGTYLSTPKTEKLSDDGENVRVRYGLSSMQGWRATMEDSHAAVPDLDPSTSFFGVYDGHGGKVVAKFCAKYLHQQVVKQEAYSSGDIETSVQKSFIRMDEMMRGQRGWRELSVLGDKINKFTGVIESLIWSPRGGEASNKVDDWAFEEGPHSDFTGPTSGCTACVAIMRNNQLIVANAGDSRCVISRKGEAYNLSRDHKPGLEVERERILKAGGFIHAGRVNGSLNLTRAIGDMEFKQNKFLSAEKQIVTSNPDVNTVELCDDDEFFVLACDGIWDCMSSQQLVDFIHEQLKSENKLSTICERVFDKILAPSTTTGEGCDNMTMILVQFKKPIQISAAASEEQVDEGKQKAVVNESS, encoded by the exons ATGGGTACATACCTTAGCACTCCTAaaacagaaaaattatctgatgatGGTGAGAATGTGAGAGTAAGATATGGTTTATCATCGATGCAAGGATGGCGTGCGACAATGGAAGATTCT CATGCTGCGGTTCCTGATTTGGACCCCTCTACTTCTTTCTTTGGTGTATATGATGGCCATGGAG GTAAAGTTGTAGCTAAGTTTTGTGCAAAGTACCTTCACCAACAAGTGGTTAAGCAAGAAGCATATTCTAGTGGTGATATTGAAACTTCCGTGCAGAAGTCATTTATCAG AATGGATGAGATGATGCGTGGACAGAGAGGGTGGAGGGAGTTGTCTGTTTTGGGTGATAAAATAAACAAATTCACAGGTGTCATTGAAAGTCTCATTTGGTCTCCTAGAGGAGGTGAAGCAAGTAACAAAGTTGATGATTGGGCTTTTGAGGAG GGGCCTCATTCCGATTTCACGGGGCCAACATCTGGATGCACTGCGTGTGTTGCAATCATGAGGAACAATCAACTTATTGTTGCAAATGCTGGTGATTCTCGTTGTGTAATTTCCAGAAAGGGTGAG GCGTACAATCTTTCACGAGATCATAAACCAGGGCTTGAGGTTGAAAGGGAGAGGATACTAAAAGCGGGTGGATTTATTCATGCAGGGCGAGTTAATGGGAGTCTTAATCTAACAAGAGCTATAG GTGATATGGAATTTAAGCAGAACAAATTTTTATCTGCTGAAAAACAGATTGTAACTTCTAACCCAGATGTCAACACT GTTGAACTATGTGATGATGATGAATtttttgtgctagcttgtgatggTATCTG GGATTGCATGTCAAGTCAACAATTAGTGGATTTCATTCATGAACAATTGAAATCG GAAAATAAACTATCAACGATATGTGAGAGAGTGTTTGATAAAATATTGGCGCCATCAACAACCACAGGGGAGGGATGCGATAATATGACCATGATTTTGGTGCAGTTCAAGAAACCAATCCAGATATCTGCTGCTGCTTCTGAAGAACAAGTAGACGAAGGTAAACAAAAAGCTGTAGTGAATGAATCAAGTTAA